A region of the Methyloprofundus sedimenti genome:
TTTTTCAAAAATCCATAGCACGTGCCAAGGATTTTGTATGAGTGCTTTAATCGCAACTGATTTAGCCAAGGCTTATCGACGCTATCAGAAACCAATTGATAGCTTAAAAGAGCTGGTTTTTAGAAGACAGTATCATGAGCAATTCTGGGCATTAAAGGGTGTCAGTTTTCGCTGTGAACCAGGCGAGGTTTTAGGTATCGTTGGCGATAATGGTGCCGGTAAAAGTAGTCTATTAAAGCTCTTGGCGGGTACCATGCAGCCTACACAGGGCGAATTGATTGTTAATGGGCGCGTGTCAGCAATTTTGGAGTTAGGCTCGGGCTTTCATCCAGATTTTACCGGGCTGGAAAATATTCATTTGGGGTGTGCAATGCTGGGCTTGAGTGCTGAGCAAATTGCTGCAAAAGTGGATGATATTATTGATTTTTCCGAGTTAGCTGATTTTATTTATCAACCGGTTAAAACCTATTCTTCGGGTATGTTTGTGCGCCTGGCTTTTTCGGTAGTAACATCAGTTGATCCTGATATTTTGGTAGTTGATGAGGCTTTATCAGTTGGCGATCAGCATTTTCAGAAGAAAAGCATGGATCGTATGATGGCGTTTAAGGATCAGGGCAAGGCTTTAGTCTTTTGTTCGCATAGTCTTTATCATGTCAAAGAGTTATGTAAACGAGCCATATGGCTGGATAAGGGCGTGATTCAGGCACAAGGTAATAGTGGTGAAGTCATTGATCAGTATAATGATCATGTGCGCATGCAGAATAGAGTGTCCGTTGTTAAGCCTGTTCAATCTGAAAGCATAGAAAAGACGGACAAAAGTCAGTTAACGGCATATTTAGTGGATGCCTCGTTACTACGTGTTAAAAAGACAGGTGATGATGTCGTTATATACCGGACTGGTGACGCCTTCCGAGTAAAGGTGATGGCGCATAAACAGAGCAGTCTGGCTCTAGAAGATGTGCATATAGGCATTATAATCAAACGCAATGATGGTGTGCAGTGTTTTGGTGTGAGTACTGTCTTGGATAACGTTGCTTTATTTACTGGCGAAGACAAAAATGACCTGGGTGTGGTTTATGAGATTCCTGAATTAACTTTATTGTCCGGACACTATAGCCTGGAGATCTGGTTAATTGATACCACCAGTGCGCATGTGTATGATTCCATGCAAAGTTGCTGTGAATTTAAAGTCAGGCAGACAGGCACAGAGGTAGGAGTAACGTATCTTGAGCATCAATGGAGTGCGCCGGTATGAATTTACGCTTTAAATACCGTTTTTTATTGCCTTTACTTGCGCAGCTGCCGCAAAGTATAGCTTATCGCCTTGCCAGCTTATCTGGCCGATTTTCGCGAACTGGGTATGTAGCCGAAAAAAACGTGATTATTGAGCAAATGCAAACGGTTTTTTCCGAGAAAGGTCGGGATGCACTGGAGGCCAGCGCTGATTATTTTTTTGGTATGGTTGAACGTGAGGCTTTAGATACCTTTTTTTTTAGAACGCGTAAAACAGCCCGGCAAGTAGAGCAATTTATTCGGTTAGAAGATTTTCACCATGTAACAGATGCCCGGAAGGCAGGGCAGCGTGTCATTATCAGCAGTGGTCATTTTGGTCGCTTCTGGATGGCAGGTGTGGGTATGCAAGCGCAGGGCGTTTCAGTGGGAACTATTACCCGTGATGGTGGGGAAACAAATGAGCATGGCTTGCCTGAAGATGAATATCAGTATCGACTAAAAAAACTGGCCTGGCTACAACAATGTTTTGGCGGACCTTTTTTGGTTGAAGGAGATTCAGCTCGACCTATTTATCGTGCCCTGAATGAGCATGTGATGGGTTTATTTATTGATGTTCCTTATTCGGGCGATAAAAATGGCTGTATAAGTTTGCCTTTTTTAGGTAAAGAGACTCGTTTTCCTTTAGGTCCTGCAAAAATCGCAAAAAGGGCACAGGCGTTAATTGTCCCTTTTTATGTGTTCGAGTCACGGGCAGGGCTGCGCGCAAAATTTTATCCACCCATTGATACTGAACATTTAAATGAGCAAGACATTATGCTTCAGTTGGTTGGATTACTGGAACAGCAGGTTTTAGCTTATCCCGAGCAATGGTGGTTGTGGCAGGCTTTACCGTTAATGAGGCAGTAAGCTGGTTTTACTGCGCTTTATGTTTAGGGCGGGACCGAACCAAGAGCATACCGGAAAACTAAAATATCGCCCCATATTAGTGGCTGGTTTGCCATAAAACGAAATTAATGATTTATTTAAAAAATGAGTGTGAAATATGACTAAACCAACAATGCGTGAATACAATTTGCTATCCGAGCGATTTATTGCATTAGCGAATGAAATGAAAAATGAAGGTAAAAGCCAGCAGATGATTAATGCTGCATTAATGTCTGCATCCGGTATTTATGCGACTTATACGGCAGCCGGGAACGCTGGCGGCTTAAAGCCCTCAGGAGTTGATCAGGTGGTTGCGGTGTATAAAGCTAATCTGGAAAATGTGCAGAAATTAAAACAGCAACAAGTTGAGTAATCATTGTAGGGCAGGCTTTAGTCTGTTGATGAGTGCAGGTTTAATCTTGATATAAAAATGTTGGGATCTAGTGAGCTAAAGTTCGCTCTATAGCTGTAAATATCCAGATCGTCGAAGTTTGTTAATAATATATATGAGTAAAAAAAAATACCAATTTACCCTTGATACCGCTGAGAAAAATGACTCGCATATGGGTTTGGCGCGTCGCATTAAGCCTCAGCAGCGCATTCTGGAGTTAGGCTGTTCGAGTGGTTATTTATCTGCGTTTTTGCAACAGGAGCTGGCTTGTGATGTAGTTGGGGTGGATATTGATGCGGATGTTCTACAGCAGGCTGCGCCTTTTTGTGTGCAGGCTATTGTTGCCGATCTGGATACTGATACCTGGCTGGCAGAAATAGAGGGTCAGCAGTTTGATGTTGTTTTATGTGCGGATGTCCTGGAGCACTTAAAAAACCCTGCGGCAATGCTGACCAGTTTAAAGCCTTTTCTACATGCTGAAAGCTATCTTTTAGCATCGGTGCCCAATGTCGCGCATGCATCTATACGCCTGGAGTTATTGCAGGGACATTTTGATTATGAAACACTGGGGTTGCTAGATGATACGCATTTACATTTTTACACCCGGGATGGTTTAATTTCAATGCTAATGCAAGCGGGATATGTCTGTTGTGATATTAGCTATAGCATACAAGATTTGGCTGATGAAGTCATTGATCAGCATTTAGCAAATGCGGGTTTGCAATCATCCCCAATGGCGCGTGAATTATTGCATACTCCTGACGCCGTTGCGTATCAGTTTATTATTCAAGCGCGTCCGACACCAGAAGAATTGTTGCAGCATTTGCCTCAACCTTTAGCGCCTAAGCCTTTAGTGAGTTCTGGCGTGTTTTATGGTGAAAAACAAGAAAAGATAGTTGCTTTGGCGCATCAACTAGAGACCGAACTAGAACATAACAAACATCATCAAAAGCATATTGGTCAGCTTGAAGAAGTAATAAAGTTCTTAGAGCAACGATTAAATACCGAAGCTGAACATAATAAAAATCACCAACTGGCTATTAAGGCATGGCAGGAGTCGACGGTGGTTTTAGATGAAGCATTATTTGATTTGACGGCACAGTTACAACTAGAGCAGGAAAAAAATACCAGATTATCATCAGAGCAAGTTTTCTTAATGGATAGAGTTGCCTGTTTAACAGATAATATCCAGCATCTGGAACAGGTTTTACAGCGAGTACATAATAAAATCAGTTACCGCGTAGTGCGCGGAATGAAAAACACACCGAAAAAAATATCAGGTCTTCTAAGCAAGACAGAAAAGGCTGATAAGCATGAGTTGATTAATTTTTTCGATTATGACGCCTGGCTTACGGCACAAAGTCAATGGCATGAACAGGAATTATCGGCATATAGGGGAGACGTTAAGACATGGCAAAATCCACCAAAAATTGCTGTATTAATGCCGGTTTATAATCCAGATAAAGACTGTCTGGTCAATGCCGTAGAGTCTGTTTTGCGGCAGGTCTATGGCAATTTCGAATTATGCATTGCAGATGATGCCTCCACTGCTGGTTACGTGCGAGAAGTTTTGCAGTCCTATATGCGGAAAGATTCTCGGGTTAAAGTCGTTTTTCGTGAGCAAAACGGGCATATTTCTGCGGCATCTAACAGCGCCTTGTCATTAGTCGAGGCGGATTATGTAGCCTTAATGGATCATGATGATTTATTGACACCCGATGCCTTGTACTGGGTGGTAAGAAGCATACAACAGCACCCTGATGTACAGTTAATTTATTCTGATGAAGATAAAATGGATTTGCAGGGAAAGCGTTATGCACCCTATTTTAAGCCGGACTGGAATCCTGAATTATTGTTATCGCATAATTTTATTTGCCATTTAGGCGTTTATAAGACCGCGCAAGTCAATGCCTTAGGCGGCTTTAATCCAGACTTTGATGGGGCGCAGGATTATGATTTGGCATTACGTTATGTCGCAGGGTTAAAACTTGAGCAGATTGTACATATTCCACGCATTCTGTATCACTGGCGTGCCGTTGCCGGTAGTACAGCAAATGGCGTACATGAAAAACCCTATGCCGAAGCCAGGATTGAAAAAGCTGTAGCGAGTGCACTAGAACGCCAGCACCGTCCTGCAGAGGTATCAGCACATAAGCAGTTGCCAGGTGCGGTACGAGTACGATATTTATTACCTGAGGTATTACCGCTAGTCAGTATAGTGATACCGACGCGCAACGGTTTCCATTTATTACACCGCTGTGTGGAAAGTATTTTTGCCAAAACCACTTATCCTAATTATGAATTAATTATTATCGATAATGGTAGTAATGATCTGGTTTCGCTAAGATATTTACAGCGTCTTCAAGAAAATCCTCGGGTAAGTATTATTCGTGATGATAGCCCATTTAATTATGCAGCCTTAAATAACAAAGCCGTTGCTGAAGCCAAAGGCGAAGTTATCGCTTTATTGAATAATGACCTGGAAGTGATTAATGCTGACTGGCTGGATGAAATGGTCAGTCACGTAGTACATCCTGAGGTAGGCGCAGTAGGGGCTAAATTATATTACCCAGATGACACTATCCAGCATGCGGGCGTTATTGTTGGTTTAGGTGGCGTAGCAGGGCATTCGCATAAGCATTCGCCAAGAGATAACCCCGGTTATTGCGGCCGATTATTATTAGCGCAGAATTTATCAGCGGTAACCGCAGCTTGTTTGCTGGTTAGAAAAGACGTATTTGATCAGGTCGGTGGTTTTGATGAACAGCATTTATCTGTCGCTTTTAATGATGTAGATTTATGTTTACGTATTCAGGAACAAGGTTTTTATAATGTCTGGACTCCTTATGCTGAAATGTATCATTATGAATCTGCTAGTCGAGGTTATGAAGATACGCCTGAGAAACAGGCGCGTTTTAATAAAGAAGTCGCGTATATGAAACATCGCTGGGGGGAGGGCTTGTTAAGAGACCCTGCTTATAACCCCAATTTAACTCTTGATCGAGAAGACTTTTCTTTTGCCTGGCCGCATGCTAATAACATATAAGGTGCGGGTTCTCGATGTCGGTCGGGTTCTTTGTATCTCAACTTTCTTTGGATTATTTAAATATTATAAAGTGGACTAAAATCAGTTTTAACCAGGCATTAAATACCTATTCAGCCATTAGCAGGTGGGCGCAAAACCTGCTTTCCAGTAGATGCTCCGGTGTTGTTCAGCTTAGTTAAGTGTTGGATTTTTGTGAGATGATTAAATTTTTATTTTGCTTTACTTAGGCTTTATTGACTGTGGTTGAAAGCACAGAAAAGCTATCCCGCTTTGCTTATAAATATTATTAAACAGTCCTCATGCTCGTTGATTACAAAAAGAGTTTTTTGTGTTGTGTGTTGATAGTTTGATATCACGAGTATGCATCACGAGCCTTTAATTGATAAGAATCAAGTTGTAATGATTCTTGAGTTAATACAAGAGTGCGATTCATTATATTGAATTAACGACCCGCTAGAGTATTTTTCAGGAAAAATATTTTTATACTTTAATTATATGCCAAGAAATACTATTTTTTATACCCTGCAATTTATTGCTGTAGCAATTCCAGCATCATTAATTTTATATTATGCAATTCACTCTGGCGGGCTCCCTGATAATGATTACTGGGGAGAAATTGGGCAAATTATCAACCGGAAAAACGGTGAGTTGTCGGTTAACTTGCTGGACTGGATTAGGCGTAGTAATGAACATTACACCTTATTGCCAAAAGTAGTTTATGCCGCTAATTTAATTATCACCGGGGGGAATAATATAGGCCTGAGTCTGTTTGCCTGGTTTATGGCACTGCTACAGGTATTGCTGCTCTATCAGTTATTGCCGGTTAAAAAAAAACAATCGTCTGTTTTGTTTACGCTCTTGTTATTTGCTGTTGCAGCTTTTACATTCAGTCCGAGACAGGCTCATAACTGGATTTTAGGCATGAGTGGTGTCGCCTGGATTACGGCTAACTTTTTTTCTATTGCTGCTATTATTGCGCTGCAACGTTATTCAAGGAGTAACAACAGGACTAGTTTCTACTTGATTTTTGGCTTAAGTCTATGCGCTATCGCTACCTATAGCACCAGCCTGGCATTATTTCCTACTCTGATTATTGCAGCATTTTTATATAAATTAAGTCGTCAAGATCAGCTGTCGATTGCTATATTCGGCATAAGTATTTTAAGCCTCTATTTTTTGACTTATAGCACGCCTGCTCATCATCCTGCCATCCAGCAATCAGTGCTTGTGCTGGCGACTTATATATTCAGTTTTATCGGTGCTTTATTTACACTGGAATTGAATTATGCATTGATTAGCGGTATTTTTGGTGTAGTAAGTTCGCTGGTTATGATTGCCTGTATTTATCATAAAAAAACTTACTGGTTTGCTATTATTCCGTGGATTAGTATTCAGCTTTATGTGTGCGGCAATGCTGCGATGGCTGCACTTGCACGTTCTGGCTTTGGTTTAGAACAGGTATTCGCTTCTCGTTATGGAAGCCTGCCAGCATTATTCTGGCTGGCCTGGATTATGGTGGCGCTGACTTTTTGTTTGCAGCAGCGTGCAATTTATCGCCAGTTTTCTCTGGTTATTTTATTAGGTATCAGTAGTTTCCTTATTTTTAACACCTATCGGGTCGGGCAATTTGTTGCTGAACCTTTGTTGAAACGTGCAGCACAAAAGTCATTGTCACTTGCCTCTATATACTCCCGTGCTATTGATATTGAATTGATTAATGCAACAGGCCTGCCGCTTATTTCATATCAGAAAATGGAATCGATTACCAGAAGGCTTGCTGTTGCTGAGCATATTCCTTTTAATGGTTTATTTGCGCAGTGCCCTGAAGTAGGCAGCAAGGTTAACAATATTCAGCTCGCTGGCACTGAACAATTCCAGGGTGTTTTTGATCATGTAAGATTGCGCAATGATCAGATTATTGAAGCTCAAGGCTGGGCTTATGATAACGGCTCTGATCCAGGCTGTATTGTATTAACCAATCAGGATAATATTGTAAGAGGTGTTGCTATTTATGGGTTTGATCGTCCTGATGTTGCCCAGGCTATACCTGCTATAAATAAGGATCATACCGGCTGGCAGGGCTACGG
Encoded here:
- a CDS encoding ABC transporter ATP-binding protein, which produces MSALIATDLAKAYRRYQKPIDSLKELVFRRQYHEQFWALKGVSFRCEPGEVLGIVGDNGAGKSSLLKLLAGTMQPTQGELIVNGRVSAILELGSGFHPDFTGLENIHLGCAMLGLSAEQIAAKVDDIIDFSELADFIYQPVKTYSSGMFVRLAFSVVTSVDPDILVVDEALSVGDQHFQKKSMDRMMAFKDQGKALVFCSHSLYHVKELCKRAIWLDKGVIQAQGNSGEVIDQYNDHVRMQNRVSVVKPVQSESIEKTDKSQLTAYLVDASLLRVKKTGDDVVIYRTGDAFRVKVMAHKQSSLALEDVHIGIIIKRNDGVQCFGVSTVLDNVALFTGEDKNDLGVVYEIPELTLLSGHYSLEIWLIDTTSAHVYDSMQSCCEFKVRQTGTEVGVTYLEHQWSAPV
- a CDS encoding lysophospholipid acyltransferase family protein translates to MNLRFKYRFLLPLLAQLPQSIAYRLASLSGRFSRTGYVAEKNVIIEQMQTVFSEKGRDALEASADYFFGMVEREALDTFFFRTRKTARQVEQFIRLEDFHHVTDARKAGQRVIISSGHFGRFWMAGVGMQAQGVSVGTITRDGGETNEHGLPEDEYQYRLKKLAWLQQCFGGPFLVEGDSARPIYRALNEHVMGLFIDVPYSGDKNGCISLPFLGKETRFPLGPAKIAKRAQALIVPFYVFESRAGLRAKFYPPIDTEHLNEQDIMLQLVGLLEQQVLAYPEQWWLWQALPLMRQ
- a CDS encoding DUF3144 domain-containing protein, which codes for MTKPTMREYNLLSERFIALANEMKNEGKSQQMINAALMSASGIYATYTAAGNAGGLKPSGVDQVVAVYKANLENVQKLKQQQVE
- a CDS encoding glycosyltransferase → MSKKKYQFTLDTAEKNDSHMGLARRIKPQQRILELGCSSGYLSAFLQQELACDVVGVDIDADVLQQAAPFCVQAIVADLDTDTWLAEIEGQQFDVVLCADVLEHLKNPAAMLTSLKPFLHAESYLLASVPNVAHASIRLELLQGHFDYETLGLLDDTHLHFYTRDGLISMLMQAGYVCCDISYSIQDLADEVIDQHLANAGLQSSPMARELLHTPDAVAYQFIIQARPTPEELLQHLPQPLAPKPLVSSGVFYGEKQEKIVALAHQLETELEHNKHHQKHIGQLEEVIKFLEQRLNTEAEHNKNHQLAIKAWQESTVVLDEALFDLTAQLQLEQEKNTRLSSEQVFLMDRVACLTDNIQHLEQVLQRVHNKISYRVVRGMKNTPKKISGLLSKTEKADKHELINFFDYDAWLTAQSQWHEQELSAYRGDVKTWQNPPKIAVLMPVYNPDKDCLVNAVESVLRQVYGNFELCIADDASTAGYVREVLQSYMRKDSRVKVVFREQNGHISAASNSALSLVEADYVALMDHDDLLTPDALYWVVRSIQQHPDVQLIYSDEDKMDLQGKRYAPYFKPDWNPELLLSHNFICHLGVYKTAQVNALGGFNPDFDGAQDYDLALRYVAGLKLEQIVHIPRILYHWRAVAGSTANGVHEKPYAEARIEKAVASALERQHRPAEVSAHKQLPGAVRVRYLLPEVLPLVSIVIPTRNGFHLLHRCVESIFAKTTYPNYELIIIDNGSNDLVSLRYLQRLQENPRVSIIRDDSPFNYAALNNKAVAEAKGEVIALLNNDLEVINADWLDEMVSHVVHPEVGAVGAKLYYPDDTIQHAGVIVGLGGVAGHSHKHSPRDNPGYCGRLLLAQNLSAVTAACLLVRKDVFDQVGGFDEQHLSVAFNDVDLCLRIQEQGFYNVWTPYAEMYHYESASRGYEDTPEKQARFNKEVAYMKHRWGEGLLRDPAYNPNLTLDREDFSFAWPHANNI